From Drosophila santomea strain STO CAGO 1482 chromosome 2R, Prin_Dsan_1.1, whole genome shotgun sequence:
taaattatattacaaGGAGCAGATCCTTTAATGCActtaattattttgaatttgctAATGTCTGGGAGATGTGGTTCAATATACTAAAGTATACTAAACTTCTCACTGTGTATGAGGCACACGGAACCATGTGAAGCCATGTGGAACCCCAAAACGGTCGCATCATGCCGTAAGTGCagtaaaaaatcaattttgacAAAATGTTGAAAAACACACTCAAagccttaaaaaaaaaaatggaaataagtGTAGGCGAAGTTTGGCCCCTGGTGAAAATCTTTTGGGCGGTGGAAAGGGAGGCGTGGCACGTGAACGGAACCGATTGTGCGGCTGAAGGGTGGTGTGCGGGGGGTGTCGAAAAATGACTGACAATAAAATGTTGACGCACCCGAAGAGCATTATGAATACAGGGTGCTCGAAGGCGATTGGATTAAGTCGACAAGTCCGCGGGTGGGTGGCTCAAGTGGCCCCACTCCAAGTGTTCCATTTCACAATAGCACTGGGGATACCTGCTGTTCTGTGCTGGTCTTTATTGAAGGCGGGAGACTCCATATATGGCTTAAGCTGATTGATGCCGAGGGTTTTTCAATTCACACATCTGCATAAAATAAATCTAATGCGTGTACGTTGATGCTGATGTTGGTTTTAAGTTTTATGGAAAACGAGTGAGTGAGCAGTTTCACTTCAAGGAAACCCGtcgcaacaaaaaataatgatAACAGTATCAAAACCTATTCGTCGTCTAAAGTATTTCGATTTATTCATCATCGATTTTGTATCTAAGTATCTATAGCGTTTCAAAGTGAACAGGGCCATGTCCCAAACAAATCCGAAACCAAGTGATATGCAATCACTGCGCTGTTTGCACTGCATGAAGGTGATCCGGTGCTCCCGCTACGATACCAGTGAGCTGGTGCGCCACATCGAGCAGGATCATCCGGAGATATACGCAGTGACCACGGATAAAATTAAGAATCTGCACAAGCTGGCCGCGGATCACGGCATTAGTGAGGAGCGTCTCTCGAAGATTAGCAAGATGACGGGTCTGTCCGAGTCCCAAATGGCTGAAGAGGCAGAGAAATGTAAGTATTCCTCTTCGATTTTCTACAACTTAACATTCTTAATATTATTATGGATAGatatggccaaaaagaagaagTCTGGTCGTAGTGCTGGATCTGCCGCCGGTGACCCTGCTGCCTGCAGTGAAGCCTCCTCCAAGACGGAGAAGCCAAGCAGCCCGGGTCCATGTCCACGCCCAGCGGAGAAGTCGACGGCACATCGCAGGAGCTGCTATCGCGCCTCCATCGAGCGCTGGGCTCCGGCGGAGGGACGCATCTTCTGTCCGTGCTGTGCGACCAGCAAGCGTCCGATGATCAAGGCTGCTTCGGAGATCTCGAACAGTGGATGCTGTGCCGCCTGGGCGGTCGCCTGCTGGCCCTTGTGCTTCCTGCCCTGCCTGATGTCCTCGGACAACAAGGAGTACCTGTACTGCTCCAACTGCCGCGCCTTTCTCGGCATCTACGATCGCGAGAATAGCTGTGTGCAGCCCAGTAGGGAATTTGTGTCCTGCAGCAAGTCGGTCACCCCGCCGCCCAAATGTCCGCTCCAGCCACCAACTGAAAACCTTTGAATGGACTTTGAGTGGACTGATTACTTATTAAATTGGTTGTGTATACATTTGGCatagtttttaaataaatataagtgGCTTAATAATGTTATAAATATCTTAGGATGAGTTCATTTTATGTAAAATTTAACTGCAATCCAAGTTTACTTCAAtgtacgagggtcgtttgataagtccgtgactttttgtatttgccgcgcacctgctctaaatacaacactgctcctgtcagcagttatcgattaacagctgactgtaaaattttgagaaagctgcgttcaggtcgcccaaaagaggtcgtcatgccagaaatcgtcgacaaaatccatggaatgatattggatgatcggagaatgaaagtgcgtgaggtagctgaggctgtaggcatctcaactgaacgggtacatcacattttacatgaatatttggacatgaaaaagctttccgcgcgatgggtgccgcgattgctcacacacgaccataagcgcaaccgtgtgaccatttcaaaggagtgtttggcgatgttcaaccgcaatccaaacgaatttttgcgccgtttcgttaccgtagacgaaacatggatccaccacaccacaccagagaccaaagaacaatcaagacagtgggtttctccgggtgaacgtgcaccaaagaaggccaaggtgggtctgtcggccaacaaggtcatggccacagttttttgggatgcacaaggtatcattcacatcgattaccttgaaaagggtaaaacgatcaccggcgaatattattcagagcttttggacagattcgatattgatttgaagcagaaacgaccgcatttggcgaaaaaaaaagtgctgttccatcaggacaatgcacgggtgcacacgtgtgtagtcagcatggcaaaatttcataaattgggctacgaactgctaccccatccagcatattctccagatttagccccctgtgactattttttgtttccaaacatgaagaaatggctcggcggtaagagattcgggtcaaatgaagaggtcatcacagaaacaaacgactattttgagggccttgagaaaacctattatttggaaggaataaaaaaattggaaaaacgctggactaaatgtatagagctaaaaggagattatgttgagaaataaaacgcttctttgacgaaaaaaatatattttattcaaaaagtcacggacttatcaaacgaccctcgtatctCCCAAAATGTGAACGAAATTGATGAGCAGCCGCGAAATTCAAACCACTTAGCCGCGACACAAACCATAGCAACATGCATTGATATCGCCCACGCATTTCGTTAATCGAAGCTTTCATCGGCGCAACATGTGGCAACGCTTGCCTCTTCCTCTTGCTTTTGCGCCGTGAAGCTTCTTTGAACAgttattatatttgtttggaTTGAATTGGATGGAATTGATTGTTTACCATGAATCTGGAAGGCATTTCGATGGTAATAAAGCTGTTCGAAGACAACGTGCACAAGCTTCAAGGGAATCTACGCTCCTACCAAACCCAAGTGCAGCAAATTCAAACGGAGCTCACAAAAAGATGGACGCATGCAGATCGGCTGGACAGGAGTCTCATCCCACTGCACGATCACTTGGTGGGCAGTCTCAGCGAAGTTAATGCTCATGTGATGAAGCTGAATCTGCAGCTACAACTCAACCGACAGTTTGCACAGCTGAGAGAAGATGAAAATTCCGTGGAATCCATCGATAATCAGGATTCGTCGATTCACTCTGGTTTGCAAGCGAACGAAAGGATTGCTAAAGAGTATTGTCATTCCTCGGAGCCGGCCTCCTTGGAATCCTGCACTGGAGAGTCTTCTATGGAGATGCCCGTTGATCTGTCTGTACGCGTGGTTGTGCAGGTAGCCTCTTTGACAAAACAGCTCGACGAGATTTCGGTGGTCAATGACACACTGCTGCCCTTAGAAGTTTCCGACAATAAATGCAATAACACGGAATCACATGTAGACGAGATCGGTGTGACCGTTAAGCCTTACCACGAGGAGCGTAAGGCACGTAGTCGCCAGCCTTCACTAGCTTATTCCCAAAATTGTGGCCAGTCTATCGAAAGTGATCTCTCCCAACTACGAATAGAAGAGATCCCAGTGGCCTCCATGACTGTCCCGGAAACATCAAAGACCAGCAATCCAGTGCCCCCTTGTGCCCCCCTTCCAGTTGTGAAACAAGAAACTCAAACATTAAGCACAGGTGTCTCGAACAAAATCTCCAAGAACTACTCTAACTTGCCCACCAGCTGGCTGCTTGATGATGCTACTGTGGAACCTACTTCAACTACCGAAAAAAGTCCCCAGCTACCAAAGAGCACAAGGAACCGATTCCTACTGCCACCCACAGGCGGCACTGAAACAACCAGCTTTGGAATCTATTATCAAATCTTAAAAAACATGACTGCATTTCCAGCGAATACTATCGTTTCTGCCGTCCTGGTACACGTGAACTTAGAGGATAATTGCGTCTATGTGGCAAAATGGGGTACCAGTTCAAAGAGAATTCAGCAGTTGCTCCAGAGACAACTGTCACTGCAGGAGTTGGAACAGCTGCCCGACTACGGAGACATTTTTGCTGTTCACGACGGCATCAACAACATTATTACTCGCATCACCATCAACTCCAGTTCTGTGTGCGGAGGATATGATGGTTACCTTATCGACTATGGCGAGCACATTCACCTGGACGGCAACGAAACAATATACAAATTGCCGGACGACATCAAACGGTTGCCGGCGGAGGCCATTAGATGCGATTTAACCAACTGTGATATCGCCAACATGAGTCGCTTTCTATACCAGTTTATTAAGATTCGGGTGCATCAAAACAATGGCACTATACTCTTGGTGGAACCGGTCAATGACGGAATAAGCAGACCTACAAATACACCCGGCACTAAATATCCTGCTGGAGTAACCGAGGAGGACATGGCCATGCTCAACGAAATCGGTGAGAGCACCAGTGATCCTCTGAAGGCAGTTCTGGGCTTTCATCCCAAGGACGAGCAACGCATTTGCCGGCACTACGATCCCAAGCTGAATGGCTGCTTTAAGGGTAAGTTTTAGTAATCTACACTTAAAGTACATCGATTTAAGTGTGAAAATTGGTTTACTTCTAGGTAACAGTTGTCGTTTGGCTCACGAGCCCTTTGCTCCAGATGGCGCAACCAAGGATGTGGAGGTAGCTGGAGCTCTTCCAGAAACTACTTTTGATACACCAGTGCGTCATAAAGTGGGCAGCACTGTCAACATCCTGATCACCTTCATTAATGGTCCCACCGAGGTTTATGCCCAGTTTTTGGACGGATCTCCGCCGTTGGTGTGGGACAAAAAGGAAGTGCCAGAGGGCAAACGGATCTTCAAGTCCAAGCCGCGTCTTCTGGACATTGTACTTGCTCTCTACAGTGATGGTTGCTTCTATCGCGCCCAGATAATCGATGAATTCGAAACTGAGTACAAGATCTTCTATGTGGATTACGGCAACACAGAGTTCGTGCCCCTGAGATGCTTGGCTCCATGTGAATATGTGGACAGCTTGAAGCCGCACCGCAGCGTTAGTTGTCACATGGAGGGAGTCGTCAGGTCAACATATCTGACACAGCAAAAGACAATCGAATGCATCGAATACCTTAAGAGTAAGCTACTAAACACTGAGATGAATGTATTGCTGGTAGGGCGTCTACCGGATGGCTTCCTGATTCGCTTCCTGGGCGAGTGGGCAGCTGTGCCGCAACAGCTGGTGAAACGTGATTACGCTCAGGTGAGCAGTGCAACTCGGCGTGTCTCCATCGATAATGTTAAAGATTAATTAACATAACAATGGTTCATTTGAATGCAATCAGTAGggaattcaaattttttttttgttaaaatttataaCGACTGCATAAGCATCGCTTGTAaactttcttttttaaaaatactcaTTTTGTTGAACATCTATCTGAATCGATATTTTAAGTTACCAACAATAGTAGTTCTTAAgctatttgtttatttctgaCCATGTAATAATTTGACCACCCACATTAACGTAACattgtttatatttcttaAGAAGTACTCTTACTGATTTTGAATTAGCCTACTTCGCAACGAACCGAGTAAACTGGCTATGTTCCAACATGTTATCCACATGTCATGTGGCTTGATTAATGTCCTGTCTTGGGGCTGGTTCAATTATGAGCGCGgaacggcaaacggcaaatgACAAACACAAAACTGTCTCGAAACTAATAATAATTGCCTTTAAtgtgcaaaagcaaaaaatcaAGGGACACCGTTTTGGACTTGGAAGAGCGGATCTGTCGGTGGGGTGCTAATAGATTATGCCGCAACGATTAGAGAGGCAATAAATACCACCTGGTCGGGATCCCATGCGTGTTTGCTTCGCGGGCGCATATGCGGACTGCGATGACGACAGGTCCTCCTTGTGTCCTCCATTGTCCTGGTGTTGACAATTTAAACGCTTCGGCCAAAAGGGTAATGGGCCTCTGGCCAAGGGTCACTTTGGGGCACAGTTCGTCGGGGATGTACTTCAGATCACAACCAGGGATTGTTGGCCTTTCCAATTGTTATACTTAAATCAGTTTCGGAAGCATTTCCCCTACAAACACCTGCGACATTCCAACCCCTGAGAACAATTAGCCTGGTTAAGTGTCAAAAGGATGGCAGACCCCGCGGCATGTGTTCCCATGTTCCCAACCTAATGATGATTATGACCACCCGTACTAAACTACCCCGAAACTTGGATTTGCAGGAATTTTACTAGACGATTACAATTTGGaaggagtgtgtgtgtgagtgtagTGTTACTGCTGCTCTAAAAGAAACAGAACTCAATAAACGAAATGGTTAACACaacgaagaaatggaaaacttcAGTAGTTGGATGCACGCTGGGTGCAGGGGCCGCTGGAGATGGATCCCGCCTCCAAGCTCGGGCAGTTGACCTTCTGCAGCTCGGCAATGCGCTGCCATGTCATGTTGAAGTGGCGCACGGAACGGGCATTGGAGAGCTTGGCGATGGGTCCCAGAGTGCGGTATCCATTGGTAATGAAGCGTATGAAGCCCTTGGCCGTGAGATCCAGCAGAGCTGTTTTCACCTGCGACTCCAGATCCCCACAAGCAAAGTGTCTATTTCGAAGGTTAGCATGATATTTCTCATTAATTATATTACTCAATCTGACTTACTCCTTTTCTAGCATCTCCAGGATGTGCTCCTCATGAATACCATTGCTGTACTTGGGATGATCCTGGAAGATGCGCACCATGTCCAAAATATAAAGCGGCAAATTGATGTGGTAGCTGTTGAAAGGAAGCCGCAAGGTGGTGGGCTCGCAGTCCCTGATCGTTCCTTCGTCACACATTCTTTGGCTTATATAGGAGATCTTTGTTCTAAGGAGATCTTTTTTCTGAGGAGATCTTTTTTCTGAGGAGATCTTTGTTCAGGTAAATACTATTCCGGGACAGGCAGAGCGAAGCCTATGCTGTGACTGGGTTAGGCAGGGCCCACTTGGTCATGCTCCTGGTCATAATGTGTGTACATGGGTGCTAATGTCAGCCAATTAAAGGTATTAAAGGTGTCATTAACGGTTTGTCCAACGCGAGTCCCCGAGGTTTGCTCTTCAATTACTGGCCAAACAAACGGCGAAACAATAACATGTTCGACTGCCTGGCTATATTACCCGGTAATTTGTCTAACGCACAAATAGCCTATGTCCAAAAACGATCCTCCCAATGCATTAGCAATGGGTCCCCGGGGTGGGTCAAAGGAATTGGACTAAGTCCACATAGTTTGATGGTTCGGTAATGCAACTAATTCAAACCGATTCAAAAACGTACTGCTTTGTGTATTCTGAATGCATCTCGCTCAACCCTTTCAATGATATTAGACTGCCTCCAATTCTCCAGACATGTCACTCCGGCACGCAATCCATTATGCCCGGGTTCCTCTTTCAGTTGGGCCAAAAGGCCATAAACGGCAGTGGTAGCATGACAGTCAAAGGGTTAACTATGGCCCAACTTTTGCCAACAGATAATAAATTAGCGCATACATTATGAAACGCCATAAGGATGCGACTTCCGGTTGCGGGAGACGACGGCAACTACTCCGTGACCCAAACTGCCAATTTGCCTCGGCAAACAGGTGACACTTTCTCAACCCGAAACGGAACGGGTTGAAGACGACACACGACGGAGTTCATTTACATGTCCGATGGCTGTTAGATATGTGGGATATGCGGTTCCTGGATGTCGTGAGTCGCGTATGCGGAAGACAAGTAAATTTTACGATTCTGAAGAATCATGCTTGATCAAAATAAAGTTGGGCACAACTTTTTGATGTCTTAATAATAGTGGATTaggcaaattgcaattttatgACACTGCAGTTTTTGGAGCTCAGTTAAAGGAAAGGATTTTGTTTTCGAATTACCTAAATCGATTGGTACACGCTGGAAACAATCTTGTAGAGCTGAAAATAGttggaatatattttattgtatttagCGATTTAAGATCTACTGATACTGATACATTTTGAGAGCTAAGTAATTAGAATTTACATAAATCATACGATCCTTTAAATGGGAGGATCAAGAAAAATACATCTATTATACAATTTAATGGACCAATATTCGTCTAAT
This genomic window contains:
- the LOC120445399 gene encoding uncharacterized protein LOC120445399, with protein sequence MSQTNPKPSDMQSLRCLHCMKVIRCSRYDTSELVRHIEQDHPEIYAVTTDKIKNLHKLAADHGISEERLSKISKMTGLSESQMAEEAEKYMAKKKKSGRSAGSAAGDPAACSEASSKTEKPSSPGPCPRPAEKSTAHRRSCYRASIERWAPAEGRIFCPCCATSKRPMIKAASEISNSGCCAAWAVACWPLCFLPCLMSSDNKEYLYCSNCRAFLGIYDRENSCVQPSREFVSCSKSVTPPPKCPLQPPTENL
- the LOC120446394 gene encoding uncharacterized protein LOC120446394; this translates as MNLEGISMVIKLFEDNVHKLQGNLRSYQTQVQQIQTELTKRWTHADRLDRSLIPLHDHLVGSLSEVNAHVMKLNLQLQLNRQFAQLREDENSVESIDNQDSSIHSGLQANERIAKEYCHSSEPASLESCTGESSMEMPVDLSVRVVVQVASLTKQLDEISVVNDTLLPLEVSDNKCNNTESHVDEIGVTVKPYHEERKARSRQPSLAYSQNCGQSIESDLSQLRIEEIPVASMTVPETSKTSNPVPPCAPLPVVKQETQTLSTGVSNKISKNYSNLPTSWLLDDATVEPTSTTEKSPQLPKSTRNRFLLPPTGGTETTSFGIYYQILKNMTAFPANTIVSAVLVHVNLEDNCVYVAKWGTSSKRIQQLLQRQLSLQELEQLPDYGDIFAVHDGINNIITRITINSSSVCGGYDGYLIDYGEHIHLDGNETIYKLPDDIKRLPAEAIRCDLTNCDIANMSRFLYQFIKIRVHQNNGTILLVEPVNDGISRPTNTPGTKYPAGVTEEDMAMLNEIGESTSDPLKAVLGFHPKDEQRICRHYDPKLNGCFKGNSCRLAHEPFAPDGATKDVEVAGALPETTFDTPVRHKVGSTVNILITFINGPTEVYAQFLDGSPPLVWDKKEVPEGKRIFKSKPRLLDIVLALYSDGCFYRAQIIDEFETEYKIFYVDYGNTEFVPLRCLAPCEYVDSLKPHRSVSCHMEGVVRSTYLTQQKTIECIEYLKSKLLNTEMNVLLVGRLPDGFLIRFLGEWAAVPQQLVKRDYAQVSSATRRVSIDNVKD
- the LOC120445566 gene encoding uncharacterized protein LOC120445566; translation: MCDEGTIRDCEPTTLRLPFNSYHINLPLYILDMVRIFQDHPKYSNGIHEEHILEMLEKEHFACGDLESQVKTALLDLTAKGFIRFITNGYRTLGPIAKLSNARSVRHFNMTWQRIAELQKVNCPSLEAGSISSGPCTQRASNY